The sequence GCGCACCCGTCAGCGCCAGGTAATTGATGTCATGGCCGGCCTCCCTCGCCAGCGGTCCGGACTGCCCCCAGCCCGTCATGCGTGCGTAGACCAGCGACGGATTAGCGGCGTGGCACGTCTCCGGTCCCAATCCCAGTCGTTCCATCACGCCCGGACGAAATCCCTCCACGAGGATGTCCGCTTGCCCCAGCAGCTTGAGGATCGTCGCGACCGCCTCCGGCTTCTTCACGTCCAACGCGATCGAGCGTTTGCTCCGATTGTAGAAGTCGAACTGCGGCGGCAGTTCCGGCTCGCTTCCCGGCTTAAGAATGCGATCGATCCGCAACACGTCCGCTCCGAGATCTCCCAGCAGCGCGCAAGCGAACGGCGCGGGGCCGATGCCTCCCATTTCAACGACCCGAAAACCATCGAGCGGTCCCGTCACGATTCACTCTCCGTCTTTCGATATTTCGACAATCCAGTGCCACCGCGCGCGAGTTCGTGCAGCCAAGGACTTGGCGCGAACCGTTCGCCATGAGCAGCCGCGAGCCTGCTGCACAATTCGACGAATTGGCTGATCCCGAATGTCTCGACCCAGCTCGCAATTCCTCCCGAGGATTTTGGGAATCCGAGACCGAGAACCGAGGCCGTATCGGCGTCATCCGCGCTGGAGATGGTGCCCTCCTCGAGACAGCGCATGGCCTCGCGCGCTTCTGCCGCGAGCAGGCGCAGTTCCACGGCCCGGCCGTCCGGCTGACCGTCTGCTCGCGGATAAAGCGAACCGAGACCGGCCCATGGGGCGCGTTCGCCGCTTGCCGGCCAATTGTAGAAACCGCCGCCGCGACCGCGACCGCATCGCCCGCTCTCGGCAAGGACTTTGAGCACCGGCTCGGCCAAAGGCCGACAGAAGCGGGCTTGCTGGCCGTCGGCGCGGGCCTGCTTCGCCTGCTGCAAATTCAGCGTGATCCCAGTCTCATCCAGTGTTGCCAACGGGCCGATTGCACGGCCGACGGCGATCGCGGCCATATCGATACGCTCGGCTTCGACGCCCTCCTGCAGCATGCAGACCGCCTCATCGAGATAGGCGGCAAAGACGCGTGTCGCGAAGAAGGATGGACCATCGCGGACGACGATCGGCACCTTGCCGATCGCCTTCACCAAGGCAAGGCCGTC comes from Bradyrhizobium diazoefficiens and encodes:
- a CDS encoding 3-hydroxyacyl-CoA dehydrogenase; translation: MTWSNSIADRANPLGIVGAGLMGGGIAQAIAASGRQVVLCARNADRASDTKARIRTSVERQVSRGRMSEDKGRRIVDLIAVSPFTPQELSRCGLVIESVAEDRPTKEDVLQQIERAVTIDTVVATNTSGLPVSGLATALRCPERFLGLHFFSPAERMPLVEVVRGERTSGRALRDGLALVKAIGKVPIVVRDGPSFFATRVFAAYLDEAVCMLQEGVEAERIDMAAIAVGRAIGPLATLDETGITLNLQQAKQARADGQQARFCRPLAEPVLKVLAESGRCGRGRGGGFYNWPASGERAPWAGLGSLYPRADGQPDGRAVELRLLAAEAREAMRCLEEGTISSADDADTASVLGLGFPKSSGGIASWVETFGISQFVELCSRLAAAHGERFAPSPWLHELARGGTGLSKYRKTESES